The Candidatus Defluviibacterium haderslevense DNA window GGGAATGATAATAGCATTGAATATGACAGCAGATAATATGGCACTTTCTGGGCTGTACAAATTCATTATATTTAGTCCTTGAAGTGATGGAATGGCTACAATGAATAAGGCCGGAATGATGGCAAAATATTTTGCTACATCATTGGCAATACTGAATGTAGTTAGCGTTCCTCTGGTCATTAATAATTGCTTTCCAATTTCGACAATTTCAATTAATTTGGTTGGATCATTATCTAAATCAACCATGTTGCCCGCTTCTTTTGCGGCTTGGGTTCCGCTATTCATAGCCACACCAACATCTGCCTGTGCCAAAGCTGGAGCATCATTCGTTCCATCACCCATCATGGCTACTAATCTTCCTTCAGCTTGTTCTTTTTTGATGTAATTCATTTTATCTTCTGGTTTAGCTTCTGCAATAAAATCATCTACACCAGCTTTTTGAGCTATAAATTTTGCTGTTAATGGATTATCACCAGTAACCATAACTGTTTTTATTCCCATTTTTCGTAACCTTTCAAAACGTTCTTTGATTCCAGGTTTGATAATGTCTTGTAATTCTATCACTCCAATCACATGTTCATTTTCAGAAACTACTAATGGCGTTCCACCGTTACTAGATATTATTTTAACCCTCTCAGTTGTTTCTGAAGGAAACGTATTTCCTGCGGCTTCTGAGAGGATTTTAATTGCATCTGATGCGCCTTTTCGAATTCTAAAATGTTCAAAATCAATTCCACTACTTCGTGTTTCCGCAGTGAATTTTATAAATCTAGGATTTTCCATTTTTAAACTAGATGGATTTATTTTAGCTAATTCAATAATGGATTTACCTTCAGGAGTATCATCACTCATTGAACTTAAAACCACACACTTTATAAAATGCTTTTCGTCAATTCCATTCGCAGGATAAAAGTTTGTTGCTTTTCTGTTTCCAATAGTAATCGTTCCTGTTTTGTCTAGAAGTAATACATCAATATCACCAGCAGTTTCTACCGCTTTACCACTTTTAGTAATAACATTAGCTCGTAAAGCTCTATCCATACCTGCTATACCAATGGCAGAAAGTAATCCACCAATTGTTGTGGGAATTAAACAAACGAACAAGGATATGAATGCTGAAATTGTAATGGGAGTATTGGCATAATCTGCAAAAGGTTTTAGTGTTATGGTTACAATGATGAACACCAAAGTAAAACCTGCTAGCAAAATAGTTAATGCAATTTCATTAGGTGTTTTTTGTCGCGATGCACCTTCTACTAACGCTATCATTTTATCCAAAAAACTTTCACCCGCTTCGGTCGTCACTCTAACTTGAATTCTGTCACTGAGCACTTTGGTTCCACCCGTAACAGAACTTTTATCACCACCTGCTTCACGAATTACTGGAGCACTTTCACCGGTTATGGCACTTTCGTCAATAGTTGCTAGCCCTTCTACGATTTCACCGTCCATTGGAATAATGTCTCCTGCTTCACAAAAGAACAAGTCATCTTTTTTTAACATGGAAGAAGGAATCAGTTGTACTTCACCAGAATGAAATTTACCTATTGCAGTAATTTTCTTTGCAGGTGTTTCTTCTCTTGTTTTCCTAAGACTGTCGGCTTGTGCTTTTCCTCTTGCTTCGGCTATTGCTTCTGCAAAGTTGGCAAAGAGTAATGTGAGAAGTAAAACAAGAAACACAATAAAATTGTACATAAAACTTCCTTGCGATTGTTCACCTGCTAATATCCACAAGCAAACAAAAAACATAACTGCCGTTCCTACTTCTACCGTAAACATTACAGGATTACGGAACATGATTTTTGGATTAAGTTTCACAAAAGACTGTTTTAATGCTTCTGACATTAAGTCTTTTTGAAATAAGGATTTATCTTTTGTCATTTTGTT harbors:
- the kdpB gene encoding potassium-transporting ATPase subunit KdpB — protein: MTKDKSLFQKDLMSEALKQSFVKLNPKIMFRNPVMFTVEVGTAVMFFVCLWILAGEQSQGSFMYNFIVFLVLLLTLLFANFAEAIAEARGKAQADSLRKTREETPAKKITAIGKFHSGEVQLIPSSMLKKDDLFFCEAGDIIPMDGEIVEGLATIDESAITGESAPVIREAGGDKSSVTGGTKVLSDRIQVRVTTEAGESFLDKMIALVEGASRQKTPNEIALTILLAGFTLVFIIVTITLKPFADYANTPITISAFISLFVCLIPTTIGGLLSAIGIAGMDRALRANVITKSGKAVETAGDIDVLLLDKTGTITIGNRKATNFYPANGIDEKHFIKCVVLSSMSDDTPEGKSIIELAKINPSSLKMENPRFIKFTAETRSSGIDFEHFRIRKGASDAIKILSEAAGNTFPSETTERVKIISSNGGTPLVVSENEHVIGVIELQDIIKPGIKERFERLRKMGIKTVMVTGDNPLTAKFIAQKAGVDDFIAEAKPEDKMNYIKKEQAEGRLVAMMGDGTNDAPALAQADVGVAMNSGTQAAKEAGNMVDLDNDPTKLIEIVEIGKQLLMTRGTLTTFSIANDVAKYFAIIPALFIVAIPSLQGLNIMNLYSPESAILSAVIFNAIIIPMLIPLALKGVAYKPIGASALLRRNLFIYGLGGVIIPFIGIKLIDLLVSIFI